The proteins below are encoded in one region of Myxococcales bacterium:
- a CDS encoding Spy/CpxP family protein refolding chaperone, which translates to MQRLAPVLLFVFMLVVAGLLQAAPPPDFGEMMKEDEMKVIEIQVNAMKAVNTIDGPTPGGPDDKSAIWWNDQGIVKALTLTDKQRTKMEKYLNSYRESVPPAQRPDAFHEALLQGKWKNAQAESGKVAKAASASVRMRATLKIDVLSVLSKEQLQKLVDQQPRLIYKPWKRAMSPQ; encoded by the coding sequence ATGCAAAGACTCGCGCCAGTGCTTCTGTTCGTCTTTATGCTTGTCGTTGCCGGTCTCCTGCAGGCCGCGCCGCCGCCCGATTTCGGCGAGATGATGAAAGAAGACGAGATGAAGGTCATCGAGATCCAGGTGAACGCGATGAAGGCGGTGAACACGATCGACGGCCCGACTCCGGGCGGGCCGGACGACAAGAGTGCAATTTGGTGGAACGACCAGGGGATCGTGAAGGCCCTGACGCTGACGGACAAGCAGCGAACGAAGATGGAGAAGTACCTGAATTCCTATCGCGAGTCGGTGCCCCCAGCCCAACGACCTGACGCGTTCCACGAGGCCCTCCTGCAAGGCAAGTGGAAGAACGCCCAGGCGGAGAGCGGAAAGGTCGCCAAAGCGGCGTCGGCGTCGGTCCGAATGCGCGCAACCCTCAAAATCGACGTCTTATCGGTGCTGAGCAAGGAGCAGCTCCAGAAATTGGTGGACCAACAACCTCGCTTGATCTACAAGCCGTGGAAGCGCGCCATGAGTCCGCAATGA